One Caretta caretta isolate rCarCar2 chromosome 6, rCarCar1.hap1, whole genome shotgun sequence genomic region harbors:
- the ARL14EP gene encoding ARL14 effector protein, translated as MDPCSVGIQLQTANECHKIYYTRHAGFKTKQDLSSSDLLLLQLRTGVTLSENNTICFHHAKIYIDRFEDLQKSCCDPFNIHRKVSKKNLRAIDLDDAAFLSAKFGRQFVPGWKLCPKCTQIINGSVDVDPEDRQRRKLDSDGRTAKALKSLQFANPGRQTEFAPESSKREKRRLQTKSTSVNSDRQVIPAKSKVYDSQGLLLYSGMDLCDCLDEDCLGCFYACPKCGSNKCGAECRCDRKWLYEQIEIEGGEIIRNKHVG; from the exons ATGGATCCATGCTCAGTTGGAATTCAGCTCCAAACTGCTAATGAATGTCATAAGATATACTATACCCGTCAcgctggcttcaagactaagcaaGATCTATCTTCATCCGATCTGCTACTACTTCAGCTTAGGACTGGAGTGACTCTTTCTGAGAACAATACAATCTGCTTCCATCATGCAAAAATTTACATTGACAGATTTGAAGATCTGCAAAAATCATGTTGTGACCCATTTAACATACACAGGAAAGTATCAAAGAAAAACTTACGCGCAATCGACTTAGATGATGCAGCTTTTCTAAGTGCCAAGTTTGGAAGACAGTTTGTACCTGGTTGGAAGCTTTGTCCAAAGTGTACACAGATAATCAATGGAAGTGTGGATGTTGACCCTGAAGATCGCCAAAGAAGGAAACTTGATTCAGAC GGGCGAACAGCTAAAGCTTTGAAGTCCTTGCAGTTTGCTAATCCAGGACGACAGACTGAATTTGCTCCAGAAAGcagtaaaagggaaaaaagaaggctACAAACAAAAAGCACATCGGTTAATTCTGACAG GCAAGTCATCCCAGCAAAGAGTAAAGTCTATGATAGCCAGGGACTTCTGCTTTATAGTGGGATGGATCTCTGTGACTGTCTTGATGAAGATTGCCTGGGATGCTTCTATGCTTGTCCCAAGTGTGGTTCCAACAAATGTGGAGCTGAATGCCGCTGTGATCGCAAGTGGTTATATGAACAAATTGAGATAGAAGGAGGAGAAATTATTCGCAATAAGCATGTGGGTTAA